One Streptomyces fagopyri DNA window includes the following coding sequences:
- the guaB gene encoding IMP dehydrogenase — MTANVDGVPAKFATLGLTYDDVLLLPGASDMAPDEIDTASHISKNVRVNIPLLSAAMDKVTESRMAIAMARQGGVGVLHRNLSIEDQANQVDLVKRSESGMVTDPITVHPDATLGEADAICAKFRISGVPVTDGGGKLLGIVTNRDMAFETDRSRQVREVMTPMPLVTGKVGISGSDAMELLRRHKIEKLPLVDDAGVLKGLITVKDFVKAEKYPNAAKDAEGRLLVGAAVGVAGDAFERAQALIEAGVDFIVVDTAHGHSRLVGDMVAKIKSNSAGVDVIGGNIATRDGAQALIDAGVDGIKVGVGPGSICTTRVVAGIGVPQVTAIYEASLAAKAAGVPVIGDGGLQYSGDIAKALVAGADTVMLGSLLAGCEESPGELLFINGKQFKSYRGMGSLGAMQSRGEQRSFSKDRYFQEGVASDEKLVPEGIEGQVPYRGPLSAVVHQLVGGLRQSMFYVGGRTVPELQDNGRFVRITSAGLKESHPHDIQMTVEAPNYSRNK, encoded by the coding sequence ATGACTGCCAACGTCGACGGAGTGCCCGCCAAATTCGCGACACTCGGGCTGACCTACGACGACGTGCTGCTGCTGCCGGGCGCGTCGGACATGGCGCCCGACGAGATCGACACCGCCTCGCACATCTCGAAGAACGTGCGGGTCAACATCCCGCTGCTCTCCGCGGCCATGGACAAGGTGACCGAGTCCCGCATGGCCATCGCGATGGCCCGCCAGGGCGGTGTCGGCGTGCTGCACCGCAACCTGTCCATCGAGGACCAGGCCAACCAGGTCGACCTGGTGAAGCGCTCCGAGTCCGGCATGGTGACCGACCCGATCACGGTCCACCCGGACGCGACGCTCGGCGAGGCCGACGCGATCTGCGCCAAGTTCCGCATCTCCGGCGTGCCGGTGACCGACGGCGGCGGCAAGCTCCTCGGCATCGTCACCAACCGCGACATGGCCTTCGAGACCGACCGTTCGCGCCAGGTGCGCGAGGTCATGACGCCGATGCCGCTGGTCACCGGCAAGGTCGGCATCTCCGGCTCCGACGCCATGGAGCTGCTGCGCCGCCACAAGATCGAGAAGCTTCCGCTGGTCGACGACGCGGGTGTTCTCAAGGGCCTCATCACGGTCAAGGACTTCGTGAAGGCCGAGAAGTACCCGAACGCCGCGAAGGACGCCGAGGGGCGCCTGCTGGTCGGCGCGGCCGTCGGTGTGGCCGGGGACGCTTTCGAGCGCGCCCAGGCCCTCATCGAGGCGGGCGTCGACTTCATCGTCGTCGACACCGCGCACGGCCACTCCCGCCTGGTCGGCGACATGGTCGCCAAGATCAAGTCGAACTCCGCGGGCGTCGACGTCATCGGCGGCAACATCGCCACCCGTGACGGCGCGCAGGCCCTCATCGACGCGGGCGTCGACGGCATCAAGGTCGGTGTCGGCCCCGGCTCCATCTGCACGACCCGCGTGGTCGCCGGCATCGGCGTACCGCAGGTCACCGCCATCTACGAAGCCTCCCTCGCCGCCAAGGCGGCCGGTGTGCCGGTCATCGGCGACGGCGGCCTGCAGTACTCCGGCGACATCGCCAAGGCCCTGGTCGCCGGCGCCGACACGGTGATGCTGGGTTCGCTCCTGGCGGGCTGCGAGGAGTCCCCGGGCGAGCTGCTCTTCATCAACGGCAAGCAGTTCAAGTCGTACCGCGGCATGGGCTCCCTGGGTGCCATGCAGTCCCGTGGTGAGCAGCGTTCCTTCTCCAAGGACCGCTACTTCCAGGAGGGCGTCGCCTCCGACGAGAAGCTGGTGCCCGAGGGCATCGAGGGCCAGGTGCCCTACCGCGGTCCGCTGTCCGCGGTCGTGCACCAGCTGGTCGGCGGTCTGCGCCAGTCGATGTTCTACGTCGGCGGACGTACGGTTCCCGAGCTCCAGGACAACGGCC